A window of the Haloarcula rubripromontorii genome harbors these coding sequences:
- a CDS encoding universal stress protein — protein sequence MRAIYATDLSAASEAAIQNETCLECLSRIGVDTIHLVTVIPSNVHAGMPGMNFSKRREQGLTRYQNVMEAAGFEIETHVVRGTPHRRINGIAEAEKADMTIIGSRGQSPLDNRVIGSTARNLARTTVVPLLVNRIERSTDEPDVLREHLFQRVLYATDFSENAARAFDAFQYLRHATQEATLVHVESPKDTPTEEEPSERLGALADTLSQWDIETTVEVRRGDPAEEILDVEASATPTTMLVGSRGRSRMRRLLLGSVSEDIVAKADGNVFLVPPPRTA from the coding sequence ATGAGAGCCATCTATGCGACAGACCTCTCGGCGGCGAGCGAAGCGGCGATACAGAACGAGACGTGTCTCGAGTGTCTCAGCCGGATCGGTGTCGATACGATTCACCTCGTCACAGTCATCCCATCAAATGTTCACGCGGGGATGCCGGGAATGAATTTCAGCAAGCGACGCGAACAAGGACTCACGCGGTACCAGAACGTGATGGAAGCCGCCGGGTTCGAGATCGAGACGCACGTCGTGCGTGGGACCCCCCATCGCCGTATCAATGGTATCGCGGAGGCAGAGAAAGCCGACATGACAATAATCGGGTCGAGAGGGCAGAGTCCACTGGACAACCGCGTCATCGGCTCCACGGCCCGGAACCTCGCCCGGACCACGGTGGTGCCGCTGCTGGTCAATCGCATCGAACGCAGCACCGACGAGCCGGACGTGCTCAGGGAGCACCTGTTTCAGCGGGTACTCTACGCGACTGACTTCTCCGAGAACGCGGCGCGTGCCTTCGACGCGTTTCAGTATCTTCGTCACGCGACGCAGGAAGCGACGCTCGTCCACGTCGAATCACCGAAAGATACGCCAACCGAGGAGGAGCCGTCCGAACGCCTTGGCGCACTCGCGGACACGCTGTCACAGTGGGACATCGAAACGACTGTCGAGGTCCGCCGCGGTGACCCCGCCGAGGAGATTCTTGATGTCGAAGCGTCCGCGACGCCAACGACGATGCTCGTCGGCTCCCGCGGCCGGAGTCGGATGCGTCGGCTGTTGCTCGGCAGCGTTTCCGAAGATATCGTTGCCAAAGCGGACGGGAATGTCTTTCTTGTCCCGCCCCCGAGAACCGCCTGA